In Chryseobacterium lactis, a single genomic region encodes these proteins:
- a CDS encoding TolC family protein, with translation MTKKIKTALSVLIAAFPALLFSQQIKQLTAGEIAELAVRNHQQLKVSAQNIDIARQNTNVVKLQKLPTITASTSQFYLGDAVAIDKDFSNSTRVPMPHYGSSYAVQATQLIFKGGLVNKSVEMAGLREQLSELDLEKNKQDVKFLVISNYLDVYKIMNQEEVFQNNKKLAEERLKNVQKFYQQGMITRNEVIRGELAIKNLDQGILTLTNNRKILNYNLNIALGLSSDTEIVPTESLDNKEAGIGMDYYMNMAHDSNPVLKSAKKNIDVADKNIEIIKTDNMPTVAGFGGYTLQRPITTRNPVLDMYSGGWQTGVSLSYNIDNLYKTKEKVKLGELQKNQANDAMTLVQQNVDMGVNAAYTKYQEAIQQADILNDSKRLAEENYKITEAKYLNQLAVQAEMIDAQNQKLQSELDYANAEINVLYQYYNLLKSTGTL, from the coding sequence ATGACAAAGAAAATAAAAACAGCACTATCTGTATTGATAGCAGCTTTTCCTGCGCTGTTATTTTCGCAACAAATCAAACAGCTTACTGCAGGTGAGATTGCCGAACTGGCAGTCCGAAATCACCAGCAATTAAAAGTTTCTGCTCAGAATATAGATATTGCCAGGCAGAATACGAATGTTGTAAAACTTCAGAAACTTCCCACCATTACAGCTTCTACAAGCCAGTTTTATCTGGGAGATGCCGTAGCAATAGACAAAGACTTTTCAAACTCTACCAGAGTTCCGATGCCTCACTATGGAAGTTCGTACGCAGTACAGGCAACACAACTGATTTTCAAAGGAGGATTGGTGAATAAGTCTGTTGAGATGGCAGGGCTTCGTGAGCAGCTTTCTGAGCTTGATCTGGAAAAAAATAAGCAGGATGTGAAATTTTTAGTGATTTCAAACTATCTCGATGTTTATAAAATTATGAACCAGGAAGAAGTTTTTCAAAACAATAAAAAACTGGCGGAAGAACGTCTTAAAAATGTTCAAAAGTTCTATCAGCAGGGTATGATAACACGAAATGAAGTGATTCGTGGTGAGTTGGCCATTAAAAACCTGGATCAGGGAATTCTGACATTAACGAATAATAGAAAAATCCTTAACTATAATTTAAATATTGCTTTGGGTTTATCCTCTGATACGGAAATTGTTCCTACAGAAAGTTTAGACAATAAAGAAGCAGGAATCGGAATGGATTATTATATGAACATGGCCCATGACAGCAATCCGGTTCTGAAATCTGCCAAAAAGAATATTGATGTTGCAGATAAAAATATTGAAATTATAAAAACTGATAATATGCCTACCGTAGCAGGATTTGGAGGATATACACTGCAAAGACCCATCACTACAAGAAACCCTGTTCTGGATATGTATTCAGGTGGATGGCAAACCGGAGTTTCTTTAAGCTACAATATCGATAACCTTTACAAAACAAAAGAAAAAGTAAAGCTAGGAGAACTTCAGAAAAATCAGGCCAATGATGCTATGACTTTAGTACAGCAAAATGTAGACATGGGAGTGAATGCAGCTTATACAAAGTATCAGGAAGCTATTCAACAGGCGGATATTCTCAATGATTCCAAAAGGCTGGCGGAAGAAAACTACAAAATTACGGAAGCCAAATATCTGAATCAACTGGCTGTACAGGCGGAAATGATTGATGCCCAGAACCAGAAGCTGCAATCAGAGCTTGATTATGCCAATGCAGAAATCAATGTTTTGTATCAGTATTATAACCTTTTGAAATCTACAGGGACACTTTAA
- a CDS encoding MFS transporter, producing the protein MYNKGLYNDWVPKPVQLLLIVLLLAVVMPIGGVFTGNISYLVGSTGGLTEYFMWANYATTIGMGACMPVVLRIKMRFKVRNKMVLLLVLLGLLSYINATTLQPMIFVSTSLLIGFMKMMVTIELFLPLMVMIGNRGMFYGLFYTFVLVMNQVAAYYAADFALLYNWQHFYILISVLCFILALIHWIFMHNKYFALKVPLHYIDWLSILLFVSTFMFSAYVYSFGRQQDWLNSKNIINASIAAFVSFALLSIRQLTLKRPYLSFKIFTKNNVQHGLFMLFWLGMFLGTASLQTTFAVGVLGYDQVTNARLNLLMIPGIILAGVIAVFWFKKEKPLKMYIFSGFAAMIGYAMIMYFSMVLEFSYDNWYLPMFLKGYGMCSLFISVWFYTLDKLEMDEMLAAIGLVLVWRTFLAVGIFSTLYSWFQYRFQVTAIGDLAVYMDGMTVTPQNVAANMKAIQLNAIIIATKKIFGYITLVGFGVLIYVITHHFGAKRFQYFRFVRVLGGKSVIARRRLRERKKLLEEIKDAAGPAM; encoded by the coding sequence ATGTACAACAAAGGATTATATAACGATTGGGTACCCAAACCCGTACAGCTTCTGCTGATAGTACTGCTACTTGCCGTAGTGATGCCTATTGGTGGGGTATTTACCGGGAATATCAGCTATTTGGTAGGAAGTACCGGAGGGTTGACAGAATATTTTATGTGGGCCAATTATGCTACTACCATCGGAATGGGTGCTTGTATGCCGGTCGTTCTAAGAATTAAAATGAGATTTAAAGTACGAAATAAGATGGTACTGCTGTTGGTGCTTTTAGGTTTGTTAAGCTACATTAATGCAACAACCTTACAACCTATGATTTTCGTATCTACCTCTTTATTGATCGGATTTATGAAAATGATGGTCACCATAGAATTGTTCTTACCATTGATGGTGATGATCGGAAACCGCGGAATGTTTTACGGCTTGTTCTACACATTTGTTCTGGTAATGAATCAAGTGGCCGCTTACTATGCAGCAGACTTTGCTCTTCTATACAATTGGCAGCATTTTTACATTCTTATTTCGGTTTTATGCTTTATTTTGGCACTGATACACTGGATTTTTATGCATAATAAATACTTTGCCCTGAAAGTTCCGTTGCATTATATCGATTGGTTGAGCATCTTACTTTTCGTATCAACTTTTATGTTTTCAGCATATGTCTATTCCTTTGGAAGGCAGCAGGACTGGTTGAATTCTAAGAATATTATCAATGCAAGTATTGCTGCTTTTGTAAGTTTTGCATTGCTTTCTATTCGTCAGTTAACCTTAAAAAGACCATACCTATCATTCAAAATTTTCACTAAAAATAATGTACAGCATGGTTTGTTTATGTTGTTTTGGTTGGGAATGTTTTTAGGTACAGCTTCACTTCAGACTACTTTTGCTGTCGGAGTTCTGGGATACGATCAGGTGACAAATGCCAGGCTGAACCTACTGATGATTCCCGGGATCATTTTAGCAGGAGTTATTGCGGTATTTTGGTTTAAAAAAGAAAAACCTCTGAAAATGTATATTTTTTCCGGTTTTGCAGCAATGATAGGATATGCCATGATCATGTATTTTTCTATGGTTTTGGAATTCAGCTACGACAATTGGTACCTTCCTATGTTTTTAAAAGGCTACGGAATGTGTTCATTATTTATTTCCGTGTGGTTCTATACTTTAGATAAACTTGAAATGGATGAAATGCTGGCAGCAATCGGATTGGTACTGGTATGGAGAACTTTCCTGGCAGTTGGTATTTTTTCAACGCTGTATTCATGGTTTCAATACCGTTTCCAGGTTACTGCAATAGGAGATCTGGCGGTTTATATGGATGGCATGACGGTTACTCCTCAGAATGTTGCAGCCAATATGAAAGCCATACAGCTGAATGCGATTATCATCGCAACTAAAAAAATATTCGGGTATATTACCCTGGTTGGTTTTGGCGTGTTGATCTATGTGATTACCCATCATTTCGGTGCAAAACGATTCCAATATTTCAGATTTGTAAGAGTGTTGGGTGGTAAATCGGTGATTGCCAGAAGAAGACTTCGTGAACGTAAAAAATTATTAGAAGAAATAAAAGACGCAGCAGGACCTGCGATGTAA
- a CDS encoding TonB-dependent receptor, with protein sequence MKKQCAFIGLLASGLMFSQTTKDSITSKGIEDVVIVASRKPTKISEIPGTVWVVQKEKIQEQAKSGVPIKEMLSILIPSMDIGPQGRTNYGQNMRGRSALVMIDGVSLNSIRAISRQLDAIDPFNIERIEVLSGASSIYGGNATGGIINIITKTPSKKGISGETELGVRTGFMGKDDHDFRAAQSIAGKGEKFFGRLGIAYQQNGGAYGADEKQLFTDITQTDLQYNQSIDILATGGYQFNNKHKITASLQYYNSKFNGDRSLFLGQNLSAFTTKNASLLEMRDGFYSDKNVGTERYMGTVAYTGNGILGGQDLYVQFATRGEKLGFYPFPGNVTLQNSQKVAYMSSSQQDTYYSGIKALLSKSWRGLNVTYGADIDFERFEGNQSVYNIAKTMSSGGLINETQYRLGRYPTNNSQSYAGYVQAKYNIIPKLQINAGVRYQNITVKMDDFVGSEQQTQVAMGYLQSASAIPGGKSSYNVTLANAGLLYKINEQHQVWGTFSQGASLADPAKYYGIGKYAINGTNWDVVSSINVKDQPLQAIKTNQFEVGYRVNKGGLRAQIAGFLSSSDKSVTVDKKTFQILVNDLKLRNMGIEAEVSYSMNNGVYFGASGLLIKSEVDNNGEWKKQEIYNASPSKLVTYIGYNIQNWSFRFQSLQNFKLTDELNNVIDGYNTSDLMVGYRFHWGKFNLGIQNLFNTDYQTIWSKRSQVLYSSYGLPELFNYKGRGRTFNLSYTFDF encoded by the coding sequence ATGAAAAAGCAGTGTGCATTCATAGGTCTGTTGGCATCGGGATTGATGTTTTCCCAGACAACAAAAGATTCTATAACCTCTAAAGGTATTGAAGACGTGGTTATCGTAGCTTCAAGAAAACCGACAAAAATTTCAGAAATTCCAGGTACAGTCTGGGTTGTGCAGAAAGAAAAAATCCAGGAACAAGCCAAAAGTGGAGTTCCGATTAAAGAAATGCTTTCTATTTTAATTCCGAGTATGGATATTGGCCCTCAGGGAAGAACCAATTACGGACAGAATATGAGAGGACGTTCTGCTCTGGTTATGATTGACGGAGTTTCTTTGAACAGTATTCGTGCCATCAGCCGACAGCTGGATGCTATCGATCCTTTTAATATCGAAAGAATTGAAGTTCTTTCCGGAGCCAGCTCTATCTATGGAGGAAATGCAACAGGTGGAATTATCAATATTATCACCAAAACACCTTCCAAAAAAGGAATCAGTGGGGAAACAGAATTAGGAGTACGTACAGGTTTTATGGGAAAAGACGACCATGACTTCCGTGCTGCACAATCTATTGCCGGAAAAGGAGAGAAGTTCTTTGGAAGACTCGGGATTGCTTACCAACAGAATGGTGGTGCTTATGGGGCAGATGAAAAACAACTTTTTACAGATATTACTCAAACTGACCTTCAGTATAATCAATCAATCGACATCTTAGCTACGGGAGGATATCAGTTTAATAACAAACATAAAATAACCGCTTCACTTCAATATTATAATTCCAAGTTCAATGGAGACCGAAGCTTGTTTTTAGGTCAGAATCTAAGTGCCTTTACGACCAAAAATGCAAGTTTGCTGGAAATGAGAGACGGATTCTATTCCGACAAAAATGTAGGTACGGAACGTTATATGGGAACGGTTGCCTATACCGGAAACGGAATTTTAGGTGGCCAGGATTTGTATGTACAATTCGCTACCCGAGGTGAAAAACTGGGATTTTATCCTTTTCCCGGAAATGTAACCTTACAAAATAGTCAAAAAGTGGCTTACATGTCTTCTTCACAGCAGGATACTTATTATTCCGGGATCAAGGCTTTGTTATCCAAATCCTGGCGCGGACTGAACGTTACTTATGGTGCAGATATCGATTTTGAAAGATTTGAAGGAAATCAGTCTGTATATAATATTGCCAAAACCATGTCTAGTGGTGGATTGATCAATGAGACTCAATACAGACTCGGCAGATATCCCACGAATAATTCCCAAAGTTACGCAGGTTATGTTCAGGCAAAATATAATATCATCCCAAAACTACAGATCAACGCTGGCGTTCGTTATCAGAACATCACTGTTAAAATGGACGATTTTGTAGGATCCGAGCAGCAGACACAGGTAGCAATGGGTTATCTGCAGTCAGCATCTGCCATTCCCGGTGGTAAAAGCTCTTATAACGTGACTTTGGCCAATGCCGGGTTGTTGTATAAGATCAATGAGCAACATCAGGTTTGGGGAACGTTTTCCCAGGGAGCAAGTTTGGCGGATCCGGCTAAATATTACGGAATCGGGAAGTATGCCATTAATGGGACAAACTGGGACGTAGTATCCAGTATCAATGTAAAAGATCAACCTTTGCAGGCGATCAAAACCAATCAGTTTGAAGTAGGGTATCGTGTTAATAAAGGAGGATTAAGAGCTCAGATTGCCGGTTTCCTAAGCAGTTCGGACAAAAGTGTGACTGTAGATAAAAAGACCTTCCAGATTCTTGTTAATGATTTGAAATTAAGAAATATGGGTATCGAAGCCGAGGTTTCTTATTCGATGAACAATGGCGTTTATTTCGGAGCAAGTGGACTTTTAATCAAATCTGAAGTGGATAATAATGGGGAGTGGAAGAAACAGGAAATTTATAATGCTTCACCATCAAAATTAGTGACGTATATTGGATATAATATCCAGAACTGGTCTTTCAGATTCCAGTCGCTTCAGAATTTCAAATTGACAGATGAGCTTAATAACGTCATTGACGGGTATAATACTTCTGACCTGATGGTTGGGTATCGTTTTCACTGGGGGAAATTTAACTTAGGAATCCAGAACCTGTTCAATACTGATTATCAAACGATATGGAGTAAACGGTCTCAGGTTTTATATTCTTCGTACGGACTACCGGAATTGTTTAACTACAAAGGAAGAGGAAGAACATTTAATTTGTCTTATACATTTGATTTTTAG
- a CDS encoding DUF4349 domain-containing protein, whose protein sequence is MRTLLLPLFFITLINCSKSGGEKYSADAAVSEIITEDKALPPPSSISEKLADNKASPNSEMKTDTISRKIIKNGDMRIQVGEIKKAQAQANEILKKNNAYIQKEEFQNSDLDENLNLTIRVPHKNFDALVNSFSDGIGSVLSKNISSDDVTEEYTDISIKLANKKLYLEKYRDMLKGAATTKDMLEIQEKIRGLEDEIDVAEGRLRFIDDRVNYSTLNLNLYKEKVRSSATSKIGFGSRFIDSVTEGWNSFVSFMLGLISLWPFFLLIPVLVFLWRKWKSRRKK, encoded by the coding sequence ATGAGAACACTACTGTTACCTTTATTTTTCATTACTCTAATTAACTGCAGTAAATCCGGTGGTGAAAAATATTCTGCCGATGCGGCAGTGTCAGAAATAATCACAGAGGATAAGGCTCTACCGCCACCTTCCTCTATTTCCGAAAAGCTTGCTGATAACAAAGCTTCCCCTAATTCTGAAATGAAAACAGATACCATATCGAGGAAAATCATCAAAAACGGAGATATGAGAATTCAGGTGGGTGAGATCAAAAAAGCCCAGGCTCAGGCAAATGAGATTTTAAAAAAGAACAATGCCTATATCCAAAAGGAAGAATTTCAAAATTCCGATCTGGATGAAAATCTTAATCTGACAATTCGTGTTCCTCATAAAAACTTTGATGCCTTAGTCAATTCATTTTCCGATGGAATCGGCTCTGTTCTCTCAAAAAATATTTCTTCTGACGATGTCACTGAAGAATACACTGATATTTCTATCAAATTAGCAAATAAGAAACTGTATCTTGAAAAGTACCGGGATATGTTGAAAGGTGCAGCTACGACAAAAGATATGCTGGAAATCCAGGAGAAAATCCGTGGGCTGGAAGATGAAATTGACGTTGCGGAAGGCAGACTTCGGTTTATTGACGACCGTGTGAATTACAGCACGTTGAATTTAAATTTATATAAAGAAAAGGTAAGAAGTTCAGCCACTTCTAAAATAGGTTTTGGAAGTCGTTTTATAGATTCTGTTACTGAAGGTTGGAACAGTTTTGTAAGCTTTATGCTGGGACTTATTTCCTTATGGCCTTTCTTTTTACTGATTCCTGTTTTGGTTTTTCTCTGGAGAAAATGGAAATCAAGGAGGAAAAAATAG
- a CDS encoding class I SAM-dependent methyltransferase — protein sequence MKDLMGRAIWDYYHNENPEDLQTETSISELDELPVDYLFRDFDEMNEIEQKALQLSEGKTLDIGAGAGSHALYLQNERNLDVLALDISPKSIEICKLRGIKRAICSNILDFSEETFDTILLLMNGTGIFESLPKIDTYLKKLYTLLNDNGQILIDSTDILYMFDRDEDGGVYIPAGGYYGELDYTVHYKGESEEPITWLYLDFNTLKNAAENNGVKIERVLKDEDSYLAKLTKK from the coding sequence ATGAAAGATTTAATGGGCAGAGCAATCTGGGATTATTATCACAACGAGAATCCTGAAGATTTGCAGACTGAAACCTCGATTTCCGAACTGGATGAACTTCCTGTAGATTATTTGTTCAGAGATTTTGATGAAATGAATGAGATAGAACAAAAAGCCTTGCAGCTATCTGAAGGAAAAACCCTGGATATCGGAGCGGGTGCCGGTTCTCATGCATTGTACCTACAGAATGAAAGGAATCTTGATGTTCTGGCATTGGATATTTCGCCAAAATCCATTGAAATTTGCAAATTAAGAGGGATTAAAAGGGCAATTTGTTCAAATATTCTTGATTTTTCAGAAGAAACTTTTGATACCATTTTGTTGTTGATGAACGGGACAGGTATCTTTGAAAGTCTTCCAAAAATTGATACCTATCTTAAAAAGCTATATACCTTACTAAATGATAACGGGCAGATCTTAATCGATAGTACAGATATCCTTTATATGTTTGATCGTGATGAAGATGGCGGAGTGTATATTCCTGCAGGAGGATATTACGGAGAACTTGATTACACAGTTCATTATAAAGGAGAATCTGAAGAACCGATTACCTGGCTGTACCTTGATTTCAATACTTTGAAAAATGCGGCTGAAAATAATGGCGTCAAAATAGAAAGAGTTTTGAAAGATGAGGATTCATACTTGGCAAAGCTCACTAAGAAATAA
- a CDS encoding Mpo1 family 2-hydroxy fatty acid dioxygenase: MRKVDLLFAEYSKSHRNAINKFIHWICVPLIFWTILGFVSLIPAPHICISYFGCISIVSLIIISLITLFYVRLSLLIGVVMIVIMILMEHSIYISNINLGNQSWILYLSVFIITWIFQLIGHKIEGKKPTFLKDLQFLLVGPIWLLTYILKKVGIKY; the protein is encoded by the coding sequence ATGAGAAAGGTTGATTTATTATTTGCAGAATACAGTAAGAGCCATAGAAATGCAATTAACAAGTTCATTCACTGGATTTGTGTTCCGTTGATTTTCTGGACTATTTTAGGCTTTGTATCTCTTATTCCGGCGCCTCATATCTGCATTTCATATTTTGGCTGTATCAGTATCGTAAGCCTGATCATTATTAGCCTTATTACTTTATTTTATGTAAGGCTTTCTTTATTAATCGGAGTAGTTATGATTGTTATTATGATACTGATGGAACATTCTATTTATATCAGTAATATTAATTTAGGCAATCAGTCCTGGATTTTGTACCTATCCGTTTTCATTATCACCTGGATTTTCCAGTTGATTGGCCATAAAATAGAGGGCAAAAAACCTACATTTCTTAAAGATCTTCAGTTTCTGTTAGTAGGTCCTATCTGGCTTTTAACCTATATTCTCAAAAAGGTGGGGATCAAATATTAA
- a CDS encoding helix-turn-helix domain-containing protein has product MSALEKFGVEIFTQRNIFERIAVDKPFRPDNPAFIFIKSGTIKLRQHFSDLEVSANMFMVTDPQTIYEVVSVSDDFQSRMVSYKREFISALSLKFNRLITYRYFRQQMNKGVPFPESEMEVVWKSVNFLKYILDSETEMLYKKEMVEHLFSVFCYQMAGIISKEDNNSMNQMSRQEEIVFVFLTDLAEHHLTERTVEFYAERQSITTRHLSSVVKSITGKSASHIIALIMINEAKVLLNSSNKPVSEVSSILGFSDQYSFSHFFKKHLEVSPTQYRHQFES; this is encoded by the coding sequence ATGTCTGCCCTGGAAAAGTTTGGAGTTGAGATTTTTACACAACGTAACATTTTTGAGAGAATCGCTGTCGATAAACCTTTTCGACCGGATAACCCGGCATTTATTTTTATTAAATCCGGAACCATAAAACTCAGGCAGCATTTCAGTGACCTTGAAGTTTCGGCTAATATGTTTATGGTAACCGATCCCCAAACCATCTATGAAGTGGTTTCTGTAAGCGATGATTTTCAATCGCGGATGGTTTCTTATAAAAGAGAATTTATTTCAGCCCTATCTTTAAAATTCAATAGATTAATTACTTACCGTTATTTCAGACAACAGATGAATAAAGGAGTTCCTTTTCCCGAAAGTGAAATGGAGGTAGTCTGGAAAAGCGTCAACTTTCTAAAGTATATTCTCGATTCTGAAACCGAAATGTTATACAAGAAAGAAATGGTAGAGCATCTTTTCTCCGTATTTTGTTATCAGATGGCTGGAATTATTTCTAAAGAAGACAATAATTCTATGAACCAGATGTCAAGACAGGAAGAAATCGTTTTTGTATTTCTTACAGATCTTGCAGAGCATCACCTTACGGAAAGAACCGTTGAGTTTTATGCCGAGAGGCAGTCGATTACAACCAGACATCTTTCCTCCGTTGTGAAATCAATCACAGGGAAGTCGGCAAGCCATATCATTGCTTTGATTATGATTAATGAAGCCAAAGTCCTTTTAAACTCATCCAATAAACCGGTTTCGGAGGTTTCTTCAATTCTCGGATTTAGTGATCAATACTCATTTTCTCACTTTTTTAAAAAACATCTTGAAGTAAGTCCTACACAGTACAGACATCAGTTCGAAAGTTAA
- a CDS encoding HlyD family secretion protein codes for MENKEQTQNTTPTPVKTSGEGNKKKNKTNKIRAIISNIIVFLVIGFGLFWLVREYFHIGSKTYTEAAQVEEFINPINTRVSAYIKEIKFIEHQRVKKGDTLVILDNREILTQLGQSEAAYQNAIAQKTATGSSVNTVSNNINVMESNIAGAKARLWNAEQNLNRYKNLLSAEAVTRQQYDQVKTEYDAQKAAYETLVNQKQSANLSTTEVKSRLGINDAEIKRTKSALDMAKINLSYTVITAPYDGVMGRRTISEGQLIQPGQQVATIVLNGQKWVTANFLEGQMPNIKVGEKMMMTADALGGQQFEGVVTAISAATGSRYSSVPTDNSTGNFIKVQQRIPVRIEFTASNKKENLDKLSAGMNMNVNIK; via the coding sequence ATGGAAAACAAGGAACAAACTCAAAATACAACACCAACTCCGGTGAAAACAAGTGGAGAAGGCAATAAAAAGAAAAATAAGACCAATAAAATCAGAGCCATTATCTCAAACATCATCGTTTTTCTGGTGATCGGTTTCGGATTATTCTGGCTGGTACGTGAATATTTTCATATCGGAAGTAAAACCTACACAGAAGCTGCACAGGTGGAAGAATTCATCAACCCAATTAATACAAGAGTTTCAGCTTATATAAAAGAAATAAAATTCATTGAACACCAAAGAGTAAAAAAAGGAGATACCTTGGTTATCCTTGATAATCGCGAGATCTTAACACAGTTGGGACAGTCTGAAGCGGCTTACCAAAATGCAATAGCTCAGAAAACAGCAACCGGCTCTTCCGTGAATACAGTTTCCAATAATATCAACGTAATGGAATCCAATATTGCTGGAGCAAAAGCCAGACTTTGGAACGCTGAACAGAACTTAAACCGTTACAAAAATCTATTGTCGGCAGAAGCCGTTACAAGACAACAATATGATCAGGTAAAAACTGAATATGATGCCCAGAAAGCAGCTTATGAAACCTTAGTGAACCAGAAACAGTCGGCTAACCTTTCTACAACTGAAGTAAAAAGCAGATTGGGAATCAATGATGCAGAGATCAAAAGAACAAAATCTGCTTTGGATATGGCAAAAATAAACCTTTCCTATACAGTTATTACAGCTCCTTATGATGGTGTGATGGGAAGAAGAACGATTTCTGAAGGTCAGCTGATCCAGCCGGGACAACAGGTCGCTACTATTGTTTTAAACGGTCAGAAATGGGTAACTGCCAACTTTCTTGAAGGTCAGATGCCTAATATTAAAGTGGGAGAAAAAATGATGATGACAGCCGACGCATTGGGCGGTCAGCAGTTTGAAGGAGTGGTAACTGCTATTTCCGCGGCGACGGGATCAAGATATTCAAGTGTACCAACAGATAACTCTACCGGTAACTTCATTAAAGTTCAGCAAAGAATTCCCGTAAGAATAGAATTTACAGCTTCCAATAAAAAAGAGAATCTGGATAAACTAAGTGCAGGAATGAACATGAATGTAAATATTAAATAA